Part of the uncultured Cohaesibacter sp. genome is shown below.
CTCCAGCTGGCGACGCTATTGCCATCATCGGTTTTGCCATAGGAGAAGGCGACCGGTTCAATGTAGATCAACTGGGCTGCATCGGGTTTGAAAACGGCGTCCTTTTCGATGAAGTTGCCATAGCCGGTCACGTCACTGACGAAAACGGCCTTGCGAACAAACATCGGGGACTTGTTCCAGAAGTCCTCAATGATCCCGTCCAACTGATCGAACGCGGCTGCCGGTTTGCCAGAGGACAACAGGGCTTCCGCTGCTTCAACCTGATCAGACAGCGCGCTTGCCTGTCCATATGAAGGGAGCAACGTCAGAGCAAGCAATGTGGCCATGGTCCGAAGTTTGCGCATCAATCCAATCCTTCCAGCGATTATAAGTGCTTATCTTGTTTTTCACTAGCTTGATCTTCTACAGACTGATGAAGGATAAATCCATCATTTCGCGCAGTATTTTCTCACAAACAGGCCGATTTTGCGCGATTCAAACAAGTTTTGCATGGCTTTGACGAAATTCGATGCTTGATTGCCTTAGGATCAATTGGGCCGAGCGCAGGAACAGGCCTGCCATGACAAGTGCAACGGCGATATCAGGAATGGCGGACGTGGTGAAATAGACGCACACACTGGCGGCCATCACCGCGACATTGCCGATGGCGTCATTGCGCGAACAGAGCCAGACGGAGCGGACATTGGCATCGCCATCCTTGTAGCGCGAAAGCAGTATCACCGAGCCGACATTAGCCGCCAAAGCCATAAAGCTGATGATACCCATTACCTCAGCGCGTGGAACAGTCAGGTATATCGCCTGATAGAGCGTAGAGCCGAAGATCCACAGGCCCATGCACAGTAGGCTGAAGCCCTTGATAAGGGCAGCGGTTGAACGGACGCGCAAGCTCATGCCGATAACGGCCAGACTGATGCCATAGGTCAGGGAATCGCCAAGGAAGTCCAGTGCGTCAGCCTGCAGCGCCTGAGATCCGGCAATGTGACCGGCAATCATTTCAACGAAAAACATACCTGCGTTGAGTGCTATCACCGTCCAGAGGATCGACTTATAGCGTTTGTCGACGCCATCAAACACCGGATTGCCCGAGCATCCGCAGGCAGCACCCGCCGAATGGCAGTGGTCGGTTTCCTTGTGGGCATGTTGTACATGCGAGTGGTCAGAACATGTCGACTGACCGCCACAACAGCTATTGCTTGCTTCGGGATGAGAGTGATGATCAGTGCTGCCGCAGCCGCAGGACGATGCATCAGAATGCTTGGGGAGTGCTTCGCTCATCTATTGTGCCTTCGGTCTTGAAACAATTACATGAGCATCACTATAATAGCTCTAGTGACTATAGCTTCAAGCGAAATTCGCTCTCACTTGCAGGAAAAATGAAAATGCTGTCGATCGGTGAACTGTCAAAGACCAGCGGCGTCAAGGTGCCGACCATCCGTTACTACGAGCAGATTGGCCTGATCGCCGCCGCAGACCGCAGCGAAGGCAATCAGCGCCGTTATGAAGCGGAGGATCTCAAGCGGCTCACCTTCGTAAAGCACGCCCGCGATCTCGGCTTTTCCCTTGACGATATCAAATCACTGTTGGCGCTCAAGGATGACGAGAAATGTCCCTGCAAGGGGGCAGACGAAATTCTCGCCCGCCACCTGTCCGATGTTCGCGACCGGATTGCCCGGCTGCAGCGTTTGGAAACAGAGCTTGAGCGCATGTCTCATTGTCAGGGCGAATGCGTCGCCGAATGCGAGGTCATAGAAAGCCTCGCCGACCATAGCCATTGCATTCACGAACATTGATGGCGGGAAAACTGAGACAATGGGGATGGTTTTGTCTCGCAGATGATTTGGTAAAATACTTGGTATATCTATCAGAAACTATTGATAAATCTCTTGGGTCCGTCAGGTGTTGCGCGATTTGCTTCAGCTGTTTTTGCGTCTGCATGGTATCCGGGTTGTCGGCCAAGACTGCAACTTATCATTTCCCGTTATGGCTGCTTGAAAACTATTGATAGGACTGGCCGCGACATTTGCCTTATAGAAGCGATATGACTGGAAAAAGATTACCCGATGACAGTATGACACCCCGCTTGCTCTTCCTTCAGGGAATGAAGCTCGGCGTGCCTATCGTGATTACTGCCGGACCATTCGGTGCGCTATTCGGAGCGTTGGCCGTTGATGGCGGCATGTCTGTATTTGATGCGGTTCTGATGAGCGCGACGATTTTTGCCGGAGCTAGCCAGCTGGTCGGTCTCAATCTTTTCGGGCAGCATATTCCCGCCTGGATTGTTGTTCTGTCGATACTGGCCGTCAATTTCCGCCACATTCTCTATTCTGCCTCGATGGGGCAGCATCTGTCGCAATGGTCGATCCTCAAGCAGGCCTTCGGCTTTTTCTTCCTGGTCGATCCGGCCTATGCCGAAACGGAACGCAGGGTTGAGCAGGGCGAGGAAATCCAGTTTTCCTGGTATATGGGCCTTGTTTTTGTGGTCTATGTCGGCTGGGTTACGATGACCTTCCTTGGAGCAATCTTCGGTAATTTCCTCGAAAACTCCCACGCCTGGGGTATCGATTTCATCCTGCCGGTCTATTTCATGGCCATGCTGATGGGCTTCAGAAAGCGTCCCTTCTGGTATCCTGTCGTTGCGGTCAGTGCGGTTGCCTCGGTGATTGCCAGCTACACGGTCGGCTCGCCCTGGCATGTCTCGATCGGTGCTGCCGCCGGTATTCTGGTGGCGGCCATCTTTGCGCCTGCAGCGAGGGGGCATGGGGCTGGTGATATCGGTGAGCCCGTGAAACTGGAAGGGGAGGCATGATGTCGTCAACCGTCTGGATCATCATTGGCGGCGCCATTGTGACCTACCTGACCCGCATTGGCGGACATGTCATCCTGACGCGTTTCAAGCAAATCCATCCGCGCGCGAGAGCCGGTCTCGACGCCGTTCCTGCTGCGGTATTGACGACGCTGGTGGCACCGGCCGTGGTGCAGGGTGGTCCCAATGAATGGGCTGCATTTGCGATCGCAGTGATTGCAGGCCTCAGGGTTTCCGTTATATGGATGGTGGTGATTGGCACTGTCGCCATTGCGGTTTTGCGTCACATCAGTGGGTAAGTCAGGCCTCGTGCCATGATGACGCCGCTGCAAGACGCCTGAAGAGCTGGAGCTTTGAGTGGAATGAAAATCGGTATTCTGGTTGCAGGACCTCTGCCGGAAGACCTCGTGAAGGCCTATGGTACATTTGATGACATGTTTCGGGAGTTGCTCCTGAAACAGGACCCCGATCTCACCTTTCAAAGCTATGACGTTTTCAAGGATGTGTTTCCGGTCGACAAGGGCGAATGCGACGGCTGGATCGTGACCGGCTCTCTGCATAGCGCCTACGAAAAGCTGCCATGGATGCTGCGCCTCGAAGCCTTCATTCGTGACGCCATTAAAGCCAACAGCCCGATTATCGGTATCTGTTTCGGTCACCAGATCATGGCGACGGCCATGGGGGGCGTCGTTGAAAAGGCACCGTCTGGCAAGTGGGGCGCTGCGGTGCATCACTACAGGATCGACGCCGACAAGCGCCCGCAATGGATGGATGCCGAAAGTGAAGAATTCGCCCTGCAGGCAAGCCATCAGGATCAGGTCACAGTTCTGCCCGAAAGCGGGTGTCTGATTGCTGGCAACAGCTTCTGCCCGAATGGCATGATCGCCTATGGGCAATCCGGTCTCTCCATTCAGCTCCATCCCGAGTTGTCCGCCCCTCTCATCGAGACACTTCTTGAGCAGCGGCGCGGGCAGTCAATGACAGAAGAGGATGCCGATGCGGCACTCTCTCATGTGCATGATGCCGTGGATG
Proteins encoded:
- a CDS encoding cation transporter, giving the protein MSEALPKHSDASSCGCGSTDHHSHPEASNSCCGGQSTCSDHSHVQHAHKETDHCHSAGAACGCSGNPVFDGVDKRYKSILWTVIALNAGMFFVEMIAGHIAGSQALQADALDFLGDSLTYGISLAVIGMSLRVRSTAALIKGFSLLCMGLWIFGSTLYQAIYLTVPRAEVMGIISFMALAANVGSVILLSRYKDGDANVRSVWLCSRNDAIGNVAVMAASVCVYFTTSAIPDIAVALVMAGLFLRSAQLILRQSSIEFRQSHAKLV
- a CDS encoding helix-turn-helix domain-containing protein — translated: MLSIGELSKTSGVKVPTIRYYEQIGLIAAADRSEGNQRRYEAEDLKRLTFVKHARDLGFSLDDIKSLLALKDDEKCPCKGADEILARHLSDVRDRIARLQRLETELERMSHCQGECVAECEVIESLADHSHCIHEH
- a CDS encoding AzlC family ABC transporter permease, producing the protein MTPRLLFLQGMKLGVPIVITAGPFGALFGALAVDGGMSVFDAVLMSATIFAGASQLVGLNLFGQHIPAWIVVLSILAVNFRHILYSASMGQHLSQWSILKQAFGFFFLVDPAYAETERRVEQGEEIQFSWYMGLVFVVYVGWVTMTFLGAIFGNFLENSHAWGIDFILPVYFMAMLMGFRKRPFWYPVVAVSAVASVIASYTVGSPWHVSIGAAAGILVAAIFAPAARGHGAGDIGEPVKLEGEA
- a CDS encoding AzlD family protein, yielding MSSTVWIIIGGAIVTYLTRIGGHVILTRFKQIHPRARAGLDAVPAAVLTTLVAPAVVQGGPNEWAAFAIAVIAGLRVSVIWMVVIGTVAIAVLRHISG
- a CDS encoding gamma-glutamyl-gamma-aminobutyrate hydrolase family protein (Members of this family of hydrolases with an active site Cys residue belong to MEROPS family C26.), yielding MKIGILVAGPLPEDLVKAYGTFDDMFRELLLKQDPDLTFQSYDVFKDVFPVDKGECDGWIVTGSLHSAYEKLPWMLRLEAFIRDAIKANSPIIGICFGHQIMATAMGGVVEKAPSGKWGAAVHHYRIDADKRPQWMDAESEEFALQASHQDQVTVLPESGCLIAGNSFCPNGMIAYGQSGLSIQLHPELSAPLIETLLEQRRGQSMTEEDADAALSHVHDAVDADRVAKWMVRFFRQPRG